GACGGTGTTGCGGATTATGGCAAGGCTCGCGACCGGCTGGACGTGGACGGCACATCTCGGATGTCCGAGTACCTCAGCCTCGGCGAGATCAGCCCGGCGCGCTGCTGGCACGCCGGCCTGCGGGCGCAGGCCGAGGGCAAAGCCGGGGCAGGCAAGTTCCTAGCAGAGCTTGCCTGGCGTGACTTTGCCTATCACCTGATGTGGCACACGCCGCATATCCTCGAGGAAAACTGGCGCAGGGAATGGCGCGCCTTCCCCTGGAAAGAGGACCGCCGGTTGCGCGAGGTGCGACTCTGGGAACAGGCGCGGACCGGCATGGAGGTGGTCGATGCGGCGCTGCGCGAGATGTATGTCACCGGCTACATGCACAACCGTGCGCGGATGATCGTGGCAAGCTACCTGACCAAGCACCTGATGGTGCACTGGCGCGTCGGGCAGGCGTGGTTCGACGATTGCCTGATCGATTGGGACCCGGCATCGAACGCGATGGGCTGGCAATGGGTGGCGGGCTGCGGGCCGGACGCCGCGCCCTACTTCCGCGTCTTCAATCCCGAGAGCCAGGCTGAGAAGTTCGACCCCAAGGGCGCCTACCGCCGCAAGTGGATCGCCGAAGGGCAGGCGCAGGCGCCGCAAAGCGCGCTCGACTACTTCGACGCGGTGCCGCGCAGCTGGGGGCTGGACGGGTCGGACGCCTATCCCGAGCCCGTGGTGTCGGCCCGCGAGGGCCGCCAGGCGGCGCTGGAGGCCTATGAGAACCGAGATTTCTGACACCGGTGGGCATCATAATTTCATAAAAACGGCGCATTCCGGGCCAATCTGCTGTTGCAGGGTGACGTCGCCGCCCCATGGGTTTTCGCCATCTTGCGTCCGGGGGGCGCGCGGCGTTTATTGACAGCAAACAAGTAATTGGTGTTCGGGGAGTATTCAGATGACCACTGCTGCGCGCCTCGTGGCAGCGCTCTGCCTCGCGTTTCTGGCCTTTGTCGGGTCACGCTACATCATGACCCGCGTCATGCCCGAGACCACGGCCTTTGGCGGGTTTCTTTGGCTCAACCTGCTGCTCGGGCTGACGGCGGGCTGGCGGGTCCTCGGCACGCGGGTCGGGCGCGGCATGGCAAACGGCATCTCGGCCGGGATCACCGCCACGGCCATGCTGGTGCTCTGGGGGATCCTGGCGCAGGCGATCTACGAGATGTTCCGGCTGGCCATGCGGCACCGCTACGACGGCCCGGCGGAGGCCTTCGTCGCGATTTTCGATCTGGCCCTTGATTTCGGGGCGCATCTGCTGGACGGAGGGTTCATCGGGCTGATGGTCCTGGGCGCGGTCCTGTCCGGCGCCCTGGCGGAGCTGGCCGCACGAAACTGGAGATAACCCGCATGAAGGTCTTCCTGTCCGGCGCACTGGCGGATCCGGCCCTGCTTGAGATCGTGCTCGGCCGCCCGGTGGAGACCCCTGCGACACGTCTGCCCGGCCACGCGGTGCTGGACCCGGAGGGCGGGGCGGACCGGCTGACACTGCTCTGCGCGGCGCCCGGGTCCGAGGCGGCGGGTCTGTTGCCCGAGCTGACCGAGGCCGATGTCGCCCGGCTGTGCTATTTCACCGGCTGGTACGCCGAAGACCTCGCCGAGATCGCCATTCCCGGCGAGGCGGAAGCGGTCTACGCACGGATCGACCCTGCGTCCGGCAGCCCTTGGGATGCCGCGCGATGGTGCGCGCAGAACGCCGCGCTCGGCTGCGAGATCGCGCGCGAGATCATGCTCGGCTACGGTCGGCGCCCGGCGGAGATGGTGCGCAGGATCCGGCCCTATCTCGCGGCCCGCGCCTGGTCGCGGGCGCTGGCGGGGCGGGAGACGCCCTGCACGCTGCGCTCGGACCGCACCCGCGAGGGCGCGGTGCGAATCCTCTCCGATCGCCGCGCCCACGACGGCTTCTTCGGGATGCGCGATTTCACGCTGCAGCACGAGCGCTTCGACGGCGCCATGTCCGAGGTGATCCACCGCGAGGGCTTTGTGGCCTATGACGCGGCGCTGGTACTGCCTTATGATCCGGAGCGCGACCTAGTGCTGCTGATCGAGCAGATGCGCTACGGGCCGCTTCTGCGCGAGGACCGCCACCCCTGGGTGCTCGAGCCGGTCGCGGGGCTGGTGGATGCCGGCGAAAGCCCCGAGGATTGTGCCCGCCGCGAGGCGGTCGAGGAGGCGGGGCTGTGCCTCGGAAGGCTCGAGCCGATGCTGCGGGTCTATGCATCCCCGGGGTATACCAGCGAGTTCTTCCACTGCTTCCTTGGCCTGTGCGATCTTGGTGATCATCATGGCGGGATCAACGGGCTCGACAGCGAAAACGAGGACATCCGCAGCCATGTTCTGCCTTTTGAGGCGGCCGTGGACCTCGTCGAGAGCGGCGAGGTCAACGCCGGGCCGTTGGCGATGATGCTTCTGTGGTTGGCACGGGCGCG
The sequence above is a segment of the Alloyangia pacifica genome. Coding sequences within it:
- a CDS encoding TrgA family protein; this encodes MTTAARLVAALCLAFLAFVGSRYIMTRVMPETTAFGGFLWLNLLLGLTAGWRVLGTRVGRGMANGISAGITATAMLVLWGILAQAIYEMFRLAMRHRYDGPAEAFVAIFDLALDFGAHLLDGGFIGLMVLGAVLSGALAELAARNWR
- a CDS encoding cryptochrome/photolyase family protein codes for the protein MHDVSPTLVWFRRDLRLSDHAALSAAVARGGPVIPVFLRDHTVDALGAAPKWRLERGLEVFMAALEEAGSRLILRAGPAREVIPELLRETGAGAVYWQRAYDPASVERDTDVKARLKEEGIEAESFAGHLLFEPWTVETKQGGYYKVYSPYWRAVKDREVAAPEAAPSDIAAPGEWPDSAVLADWNLGGAMNRGAAVLAKHVSAGEQAAQTRLGTFMRDGVADYGKARDRLDVDGTSRMSEYLSLGEISPARCWHAGLRAQAEGKAGAGKFLAELAWRDFAYHLMWHTPHILEENWRREWRAFPWKEDRRLREVRLWEQARTGMEVVDAALREMYVTGYMHNRARMIVASYLTKHLMVHWRVGQAWFDDCLIDWDPASNAMGWQWVAGCGPDAAPYFRVFNPESQAEKFDPKGAYRRKWIAEGQAQAPQSALDYFDAVPRSWGLDGSDAYPEPVVSAREGRQAALEAYENRDF
- a CDS encoding NUDIX domain-containing protein, with product MKVFLSGALADPALLEIVLGRPVETPATRLPGHAVLDPEGGADRLTLLCAAPGSEAAGLLPELTEADVARLCYFTGWYAEDLAEIAIPGEAEAVYARIDPASGSPWDAARWCAQNAALGCEIAREIMLGYGRRPAEMVRRIRPYLAARAWSRALAGRETPCTLRSDRTREGAVRILSDRRAHDGFFGMRDFTLQHERFDGAMSEVIHREGFVAYDAALVLPYDPERDLVLLIEQMRYGPLLREDRHPWVLEPVAGLVDAGESPEDCARREAVEEAGLCLGRLEPMLRVYASPGYTSEFFHCFLGLCDLGDHHGGINGLDSENEDIRSHVLPFEAAVDLVESGEVNAGPLAMMLLWLARARERLRSAA